The proteins below come from a single uncultured Sunxiuqinia sp. genomic window:
- a CDS encoding AEC family transporter produces MQNYLLSFVTVLPLFLAVLAGLLFSRTKSFKKEWIDVLNDYALWIGFPALILVALFKLDVPLSAYLGFIGWNSAYIVFSMLLAFPVAKVFRLSTNTLRTLVLAFSFGNVSYLGIPVLVNVYGESILAESTLISAIYLFWLFTLGIVLVELKGEETVKVSQVAKRLLTNPLLIAVFLGLFVSVFNIEMPQVLIESLDLFAMSVTAVVLFSLGLFLGSHPLGKLKEWLPVAAFSVAILFLLPVLFLAVVKLAGVSFDMRSSVLEAAMPMGLTPYVLSVKYNLNASFASKVVVLSTVLSVLTLPLWIQILG; encoded by the coding sequence ATGCAAAACTATTTACTATCGTTTGTTACCGTATTACCCTTGTTCTTAGCGGTTCTGGCAGGACTTTTATTTAGTCGAACCAAATCGTTTAAAAAGGAATGGATTGACGTTTTAAATGACTACGCGCTCTGGATTGGCTTTCCCGCGCTCATTTTGGTTGCGCTGTTCAAACTGGACGTGCCGTTAAGCGCATATTTGGGATTTATTGGATGGAACTCTGCCTATATTGTATTTAGCATGTTATTGGCTTTTCCAGTTGCTAAAGTATTTCGGTTGTCTACCAACACGTTGCGAACATTGGTTTTGGCCTTTTCATTTGGTAACGTATCCTATCTGGGGATCCCGGTTCTTGTAAATGTATATGGCGAATCAATTTTAGCAGAGTCCACCTTAATTTCTGCAATTTATCTGTTTTGGCTATTTACCTTGGGGATCGTTTTGGTTGAATTGAAAGGGGAGGAGACCGTGAAAGTATCGCAGGTAGCGAAACGGCTATTGACCAATCCACTACTGATTGCTGTTTTTCTCGGTTTATTTGTGTCTGTTTTTAATATTGAAATGCCGCAAGTTCTTATTGAAAGTCTCGATTTATTTGCGATGTCAGTTACTGCGGTGGTGTTATTTTCGTTGGGCTTATTTTTAGGATCTCACCCTCTGGGTAAACTAAAAGAGTGGCTTCCTGTAGCGGCTTTTTCGGTGGCGATTTTGTTTTTGCTGCCAGTGCTTTTTTTGGCTGTCGTAAAATTAGCCGGTGTTTCTTTTGATATGCGGTCAAGTGTATTGGAAGCTGCCATGCCAATGGGATTAACTCCCTATGTTTTGTCGGTGAAATATAATTTGAATGCGTCTTTTGCTTCGAAAGTAGTTGTTTTAAGTACCGTTTTATCTGTACTTACTCTTCCTTTATGGATTCAAATCCTTGGTTAA
- a CDS encoding GTP-binding protein — protein sequence METNAKIPVVLATGFLGAGKTTFINEVIRKHQHLKLALVENEFGQQSIDQDLIVGMRSENIFDLSNGCICCSISNEFSLTLLDLADKAGEIDYLLIETTGIADLSNVIKPFYDDRELKEKYTLSGSVCLVDAQNFEQQMSEREQQMQIILSDLLVINKTDTIAEEQTQQDIMKKLKAWNGTARLISAEYGQTDQFQLAEFAEQVRGEIEHKMAEPLIFRLIESKKYTTFTHEFSGFIKFDRFKYWFDYFASINQLEIFRIKGILFTQDNPNKIVVQSVGGAVNYTEGSMIMPGEAPINRIVFIGKEVDFERIGYELNEYLTKDLNP from the coding sequence TTGGAAACGAACGCAAAAATACCGGTTGTTTTGGCAACCGGCTTTTTAGGAGCCGGCAAAACTACCTTTATCAACGAAGTAATTCGCAAACATCAGCACCTGAAATTGGCGCTTGTTGAAAACGAATTTGGCCAGCAGTCAATCGATCAGGATTTGATTGTTGGTATGCGCAGTGAAAACATTTTTGATTTGAGCAACGGATGCATCTGTTGTTCTATTTCCAATGAGTTTTCGCTCACCTTGCTCGATTTAGCAGATAAAGCCGGTGAAATAGACTATTTGCTAATTGAAACCACCGGGATTGCTGATTTGTCGAATGTGATAAAACCATTTTACGACGACAGGGAGCTGAAAGAAAAATACACGCTTAGCGGAAGTGTTTGCTTAGTTGATGCCCAAAACTTCGAACAGCAAATGAGCGAACGCGAGCAGCAAATGCAAATTATATTGAGCGACTTGTTGGTTATTAATAAAACCGACACCATTGCGGAAGAGCAAACACAGCAAGACATCATGAAGAAGTTGAAAGCGTGGAATGGAACAGCCCGGCTTATTTCTGCTGAATATGGGCAAACAGATCAATTTCAATTAGCTGAATTTGCAGAACAAGTACGGGGTGAAATAGAGCATAAAATGGCCGAACCATTGATATTTCGCCTGATTGAATCGAAAAAGTACACCACCTTTACACACGAGTTTTCCGGATTCATCAAATTTGATCGCTTTAAATATTGGTTCGATTACTTTGCCTCTATCAACCAACTAGAGATTTTCAGAATTAAAGGAATCCTTTTCACCCAAGACAACCCAAATAAAATAGTGGTTCAGTCAGTTGGTGGAGCGGTGAATTATACTGAAGGAAGTATGATCATGCCCGGCGAAGCTCCTATAAACCGGATCGTTTTCATTGGGAAGGAAGTTGATTTTGAACGAATCGGCTATGAACTCAACGAATATTTAACCAAGGATTTGAATCCATAA
- the tsaD gene encoding tRNA (adenosine(37)-N6)-threonylcarbamoyltransferase complex transferase subunit TsaD: MNNKKDIIILGIESSCDDTSAAVIKNGVLLSNIIASQKVHEAYGGVVPELASRAHQQNIVPVVDQALKQANINRDEISAVAFTRGPGLLGSLLVGTSFAKGFSLACGIPLIEINHLQGHVLAHYIQEEGVEFREPKFPHLCLLVSGGNSQIILVKDHLKMEVIGQTIDDAAGEAFDKCAKVMGMPYPGGPLIDKLAKEGNPNAFEFAKPRIKDLDYSFSGLKTSFLYFLRDRLKENENFIEENQRDLCASLQKTIIDILMNKLVKAAKQTGISEITIGGGVSANSGLQNAMKTEAQKRHWNIYIPKFAFTMDNAAMIAITGYYKFQKNQFAEQDVIPFARMSIND; encoded by the coding sequence ATGAATAACAAAAAAGATATCATCATTTTAGGAATCGAGTCATCATGCGATGACACATCTGCCGCTGTCATTAAAAACGGTGTTTTATTGTCTAATATTATAGCCAGTCAAAAAGTTCACGAAGCTTACGGCGGTGTTGTACCCGAATTGGCTTCGCGTGCCCACCAGCAAAATATTGTTCCTGTTGTCGATCAGGCATTAAAGCAAGCTAACATTAACCGGGATGAAATTTCAGCAGTTGCTTTTACGCGCGGGCCGGGGCTCCTTGGCTCACTGCTTGTTGGAACTTCGTTTGCCAAAGGTTTTTCGTTGGCATGCGGCATCCCGTTAATTGAAATTAACCATTTGCAAGGACATGTATTGGCTCATTATATTCAAGAAGAAGGAGTTGAGTTTCGTGAGCCAAAGTTTCCACATCTTTGCTTGTTGGTGTCGGGCGGAAACTCGCAAATCATTTTGGTGAAAGACCATTTAAAAATGGAAGTCATTGGCCAAACCATTGACGATGCTGCCGGAGAAGCGTTTGACAAGTGCGCCAAAGTAATGGGAATGCCCTACCCCGGCGGTCCGCTGATTGACAAGCTGGCTAAAGAAGGAAATCCGAACGCTTTTGAGTTTGCCAAACCACGAATTAAAGATTTGGATTACAGTTTTAGCGGACTAAAAACCAGTTTTTTATACTTTCTGCGTGACCGACTTAAAGAAAATGAAAACTTCATTGAAGAGAATCAGCGAGATCTGTGTGCTTCACTGCAAAAAACAATCATCGATATTTTGATGAACAAATTGGTTAAAGCAGCCAAGCAAACAGGGATTTCAGAAATTACGATTGGCGGTGGAGTTTCAGCGAATTCGGGATTACAAAACGCCATGAAAACGGAAGCACAAAAACGACATTGGAATATCTACATTCCAAAATTTGCCTTTACCATGGACAACGCTGCTATGATTGCCATTACGGGCTACTATAAATTTCAAAAGAATCAGTTTGCCGAGCAAGATGTCATCCCTTTTGCACGCATGAGCATTAACGATTAG
- a CDS encoding translocation/assembly module TamB domain-containing protein, with product MNEFLIEDQQEDTLFYVDKMVASIDQFTYKRRLINLSSLEMIKTRLFVSFSEDQVPNYKFVLDALRSDKPTTNSWSFECQNFLFSDTRLGYSYSNMELSNAIDLHNVQLDVTDFVLNQDSLAFQINKLSLDDNKSFLLSSLSTRVVSSNHVVKLNDLKVLTPHSVIADADISLDQSEMHEEKDFSFLKLDVDLKKSVLDFVDVGQFVPALRGMDLRINLSGHVYGTIADLKAKDLEMKIGQNTSLVCDFYTNGLPNLDQTYILLDLKKSTADFNDLSEIRLPYSEKADYLTFSPLLHDAGIVHYEGNFTGFLSDFVAYGTVRSNFGQIKMDLSFLPSESDLLKVNGHLKSVNFKLGKFTQSKRFGELTFNGQVDGSYDKANRAFDVALDGVVDSLIFNAYKFKNLSLDGTIQDEKFEGDFTIKDPNLDANFAGKLDFNAPIPAFDFEMVLDQANLKALNLDTKHEKSILSMALSANFKGNNIDNLDGNIWVDEGRYLNENDTIKLSSLSVRTFYEGRPHLQIRSDFADVDIAGNYSFLTISKSFKNLLAQYLPSAGLKVDEDLHANQFDFDVTIKNTEPLTKTFMPNLFIGPSEISGRFDDLEMSLDFVADIPRIEYRNFILNNYTLSVHSGEKLELKNRLEELQLNENKRLYNLAILADASDDRLNSKLVWNNFHLKTYSGELETQVDFTKTDYDKTHVEIDVNPSKIYIADTLWQIHPAMITIDSSRIAVDGFEISNQSQRLSVNGSISEDKDARLNVKLNDLNLNNINLLTTKDVELKGTINGSASVFDIYERALFLSDLTISDLSYRQHDIGNVSVVSKWDRNSEEINSELTIDTKSHQSLYASGAYTPNTDSLDFTVSLNDLSLTILQPVLQNTFQNIQGRGTGDVWIHGTPEKILMDGDVLGLDAGLSINAIQVYYYFSDTVKFRSDSIIFDRIKIADYQGNTGLFDGFIRHDNFKNMDYDLSLSSPRILAMNTTVKDNERFYGKVFGNGDFEITGHGRDVLLSANAATLSGTAINISLDYNQEAQEYDFIRFVNKSNIENEKVERRVKQDKSNLNMKFDIDITPEAQVQLIYNSQIGDVIRSRGSGDLQVRIDPDFNIVMFGEYRVEQGDYLFTLQNVINKRFEIARGGTILWNGDPYNATIDLNAIYRLKASLTELFPNSVENIDYSQRIPVSCEIYLTENLTDPKIAFDIKFPTAEDRIRDQVQQFFSTEEEMNKQILSLLVLGRFYTPDYLRDSYKASNTNVVGSTASELFSNQLSNWLSQISNDWDIGVNYRPGNQITNDEIELALSTQMFNDRVTINGNIGNNTSTMNRSTNNNIVGDFDLNVKLTNNGKLQLKAYNRSNDNLIYETSPYTQGIGLSYRENYNSWNELWQKFKRLWEKKEKINE from the coding sequence TTGAATGAATTTTTAATAGAAGATCAGCAGGAAGATACCCTTTTTTATGTGGATAAAATGGTTGCTTCAATCGATCAGTTCACCTATAAACGACGGCTTATTAACCTGTCTTCGCTTGAAATGATAAAAACCAGGTTGTTTGTTTCATTCTCTGAAGATCAGGTTCCAAATTACAAATTTGTACTCGACGCTTTGCGATCGGATAAACCAACAACCAATAGTTGGAGTTTTGAGTGTCAGAATTTCTTGTTCAGTGATACTCGCCTTGGGTACTCGTATTCCAATATGGAATTGTCGAATGCAATTGACCTGCATAATGTGCAGCTTGATGTAACTGATTTTGTGCTGAACCAAGATTCGTTGGCTTTTCAAATCAACAAGCTTTCGCTGGACGATAACAAGTCTTTCTTATTGAGTTCCTTAAGTACTCGGGTGGTTTCGTCAAACCATGTGGTTAAACTGAATGATTTAAAAGTGTTAACTCCTCATTCGGTCATTGCTGATGCAGATATTTCACTGGATCAATCAGAGATGCATGAAGAGAAAGATTTTTCATTTTTAAAACTCGATGTTGACCTGAAAAAATCGGTCTTGGATTTTGTAGATGTTGGACAGTTTGTTCCGGCTTTACGCGGAATGGATTTGCGAATAAATTTATCAGGTCATGTTTATGGCACGATAGCTGACTTAAAAGCCAAAGACTTGGAAATGAAGATCGGACAAAATACAAGTCTGGTTTGCGATTTCTACACTAATGGCTTACCCAACCTTGATCAAACCTATATTCTCCTCGATCTGAAAAAGTCAACAGCAGATTTTAACGACTTGAGTGAAATCCGGCTGCCGTATTCTGAAAAGGCTGATTATCTAACCTTTTCGCCATTGCTTCATGATGCAGGAATTGTGCATTATGAAGGTAATTTCACCGGTTTTTTAAGTGATTTTGTAGCCTATGGGACGGTACGTTCCAATTTTGGTCAAATAAAAATGGACTTGTCTTTTTTACCTTCGGAAAGCGATTTGCTAAAAGTTAACGGACATTTAAAATCCGTGAATTTTAAATTAGGAAAATTTACACAATCAAAGCGTTTTGGAGAATTAACCTTTAACGGACAAGTAGACGGTTCGTACGACAAAGCAAATCGGGCATTTGATGTTGCGCTGGATGGAGTTGTTGATAGTCTGATATTTAATGCCTATAAATTTAAAAACCTAAGTTTGGATGGAACGATTCAGGATGAAAAATTCGAAGGAGATTTTACAATAAAAGATCCGAATTTGGATGCCAATTTTGCAGGAAAGCTTGATTTTAATGCGCCAATTCCAGCTTTCGATTTTGAAATGGTACTGGATCAGGCAAATCTTAAAGCATTAAATCTTGACACGAAGCATGAAAAGTCGATCTTGTCAATGGCTTTGAGTGCTAATTTTAAGGGAAACAATATCGACAACCTAGATGGTAATATTTGGGTAGATGAAGGACGGTATCTCAATGAGAATGATACGATAAAGCTAAGTAGTTTAAGTGTTCGAACATTTTATGAGGGGAGGCCACATCTACAGATTCGGTCAGATTTTGCTGATGTGGATATTGCTGGAAACTATTCTTTTCTTACGATTTCGAAAAGCTTTAAAAACCTGCTAGCGCAGTATTTACCTTCAGCAGGGCTAAAAGTTGATGAAGATTTGCATGCCAATCAATTCGACTTTGATGTGACGATAAAGAACACTGAGCCGCTAACCAAAACATTCATGCCGAACCTTTTTATAGGCCCTTCGGAGATTAGTGGACGTTTTGATGATCTTGAAATGTCACTCGATTTTGTGGCTGATATTCCGCGCATTGAATACCGCAACTTTATTCTTAATAACTATACGTTATCTGTTCATTCAGGGGAAAAGCTAGAACTGAAAAATCGTTTGGAGGAATTACAGCTCAATGAAAATAAACGTCTTTATAATCTGGCTATTCTGGCCGATGCTTCGGACGATCGCTTAAATTCTAAATTGGTTTGGAATAATTTTCACCTAAAAACATATAGCGGAGAGTTGGAAACGCAGGTTGACTTCACTAAAACGGATTATGATAAAACACATGTTGAAATTGACGTAAACCCGTCGAAAATATACATTGCTGATACGCTATGGCAAATTCATCCGGCTATGATTACGATAGATTCAAGTCGAATAGCGGTTGATGGTTTCGAAATATCTAATCAGTCGCAACGGCTCTCTGTTAATGGTTCAATTTCGGAAGATAAGGATGCCCGGCTAAATGTGAAACTTAACGATTTGAATTTAAACAATATTAATTTGCTTACAACTAAGGATGTTGAGCTAAAAGGAACAATCAATGGTTCGGCAAGTGTATTTGATATATACGAGCGGGCGTTGTTTCTGTCGGATTTAACGATAAGCGATCTTAGTTATCGGCAACATGATATCGGCAATGTGAGTGTGGTGAGTAAGTGGGACCGGAATTCAGAAGAAATAAATTCGGAGTTGACAATTGACACAAAAAGCCATCAGTCTCTATATGCATCTGGCGCTTACACTCCAAATACCGATTCACTTGACTTTACAGTAAGTTTGAATGATTTATCTCTGACGATTCTTCAGCCGGTGCTTCAAAACACATTTCAAAATATTCAGGGACGAGGCACGGGGGATGTTTGGATACACGGGACACCAGAAAAGATATTGATGGATGGCGATGTGCTTGGACTGGATGCAGGGCTGTCAATAAATGCCATTCAGGTTTATTACTATTTCAGTGACACTGTTAAATTTCGTTCTGATTCAATTATTTTCGACCGGATAAAAATAGCTGATTATCAAGGGAACACTGGACTGTTTGATGGTTTTATACGACATGATAATTTCAAGAATATGGATTATGATTTGTCGCTTAGCTCGCCAAGAATTTTAGCCATGAATACCACGGTGAAAGATAATGAGCGATTTTATGGGAAGGTGTTTGGGAATGGTGATTTCGAAATTACCGGTCATGGAAGGGATGTCTTGTTGTCGGCTAACGCAGCTACTTTAAGTGGAACCGCTATAAATATATCACTGGACTATAATCAGGAAGCTCAGGAGTATGACTTTATCAGGTTTGTTAATAAAAGCAATATTGAAAACGAGAAAGTCGAACGTCGTGTAAAGCAAGATAAGTCGAATTTAAATATGAAATTTGATATTGATATCACGCCTGAAGCACAGGTTCAACTGATTTATAATTCGCAAATTGGTGATGTTATCCGCTCCAGAGGAAGTGGTGATTTGCAGGTTCGTATTGATCCTGACTTTAATATTGTCATGTTTGGCGAATACCGCGTAGAACAAGGAGACTATCTGTTTACATTACAAAATGTGATTAATAAGAGATTCGAAATAGCTCGTGGTGGCACCATTCTTTGGAATGGTGATCCGTACAACGCAACAATCGATTTAAATGCCATTTATCGACTAAAAGCATCGTTGACTGAATTGTTCCCAAACTCGGTTGAGAATATTGATTACTCTCAGCGAATTCCTGTTTCCTGTGAAATTTATTTAACCGAAAACCTAACCGATCCGAAAATAGCGTTTGATATTAAATTCCCCACTGCCGAAGACCGTATAAGAGATCAGGTTCAACAGTTTTTTAGTACCGAAGAAGAGATGAATAAGCAGATATTATCGTTGTTGGTTTTGGGACGTTTTTATACCCCCGACTACCTGCGGGACTCATATAAAGCCTCAAATACCAATGTTGTTGGTAGTACTGCCAGCGAACTATTTTCGAACCAGTTGAGTAATTGGCTTTCACAAATAAGCAATGATTGGGACATTGGTGTTAATTATCGCCCGGGAAATCAGATTACGAATGATGAAATTGAATTGGCTTTAAGTACCCAAATGTTTAACGATCGGGTTACGATTAATGGGAATATTGGAAATAATACATCTACTATGAACCGGTCCACCAACAATAACATTGTTGGTGATTTTGATTTGAACGTAAAGCTGACTAATAACGGGAAACTACAACTCAAAGCATACAACCGATCAAATGACAACCTGATCTACGAAACGTCACCTTATACCCAGGGGATAGGTCTTTCGTATCGTGAAAACTATAATAGCTGGAACGAGCTTTGGCAAAAGTTTAAACGCCTGTGGGAAAAAAAGGAGAAGATTAACGAATAA
- the nhaD gene encoding sodium:proton antiporter NhaD: MFILMVVVFVLGYIAIALEHSLKVDKAASALIIGTLCWVIYAIGAEDILAMGFSPSWANFAHGHIGLLEASVHEFIVDSEIVYHLGEISEILFFLLGAMTIVEVVDQHEGFKVVTDKIKTTNKIKLLWILSFLTFFMSALLDNLTTTIVLVALLRKLIDDKETRWFFSSMVVLAANAGGAWSPIGDVTTIMLWIGGQVTAARIIEGVLLPSLVCMVVPLGILSLTMKGKVQRPIVENDEIDLTTEFERVFMLILGVLGLLFVPVFKTITHLPPYMGMLLSLGILWVVSEIMHKDKSDEIKHRLKVAAVLRKVDVPTVLFFLGILSAVASLQSAGHLHLLSQYLDEKLGNIYLIDLAVGVLSSVVDNVPLVAGAMGMYPTADPAATGYLASFVQDGAFWEFLAYTAGTGGSILIIGSAAGVAAMGLEKIDFIWYLKKISLLAIIGYLSGATVYYMMFGL, from the coding sequence ATGTTTATTTTAATGGTTGTTGTTTTTGTGCTTGGTTACATTGCCATTGCATTAGAACATTCGCTCAAAGTTGACAAAGCAGCTTCAGCATTAATTATCGGGACGCTTTGTTGGGTTATTTATGCTATTGGCGCTGAAGATATCTTAGCTATGGGCTTCAGCCCGTCATGGGCAAATTTTGCACATGGTCACATTGGCTTGCTGGAGGCTTCTGTACACGAGTTTATTGTTGATTCCGAAATCGTCTACCATTTGGGCGAAATTAGTGAAATCCTATTCTTTCTCCTTGGAGCAATGACCATTGTTGAAGTAGTCGATCAACATGAAGGATTTAAAGTAGTAACTGATAAAATCAAGACAACCAATAAAATAAAGTTGTTGTGGATTTTGAGTTTTCTAACTTTTTTTATGTCTGCCCTGCTTGACAACCTGACGACAACAATTGTGTTGGTCGCCTTGCTTCGCAAGTTGATTGATGATAAAGAAACACGTTGGTTTTTTTCTAGTATGGTTGTGTTGGCTGCTAATGCCGGTGGAGCCTGGTCTCCAATTGGAGACGTAACCACAATTATGCTTTGGATTGGAGGCCAAGTAACAGCCGCACGAATTATTGAAGGTGTTCTTCTTCCCAGTTTAGTCTGTATGGTTGTTCCTCTTGGGATTTTGTCACTTACGATGAAAGGGAAGGTACAACGACCAATTGTTGAGAATGATGAAATTGATTTAACGACCGAATTCGAACGAGTTTTTATGCTCATTCTCGGTGTTCTGGGATTGCTTTTTGTTCCTGTGTTTAAAACAATAACGCATTTACCTCCATACATGGGTATGTTATTGTCGCTAGGTATCTTGTGGGTCGTTTCTGAAATAATGCATAAAGACAAATCTGATGAAATAAAACATCGGTTGAAGGTTGCTGCTGTACTTCGCAAAGTAGACGTACCTACAGTTCTTTTCTTTCTGGGGATACTTTCCGCAGTTGCCTCACTTCAGTCGGCGGGGCACCTGCACCTCCTCTCTCAGTATCTGGACGAGAAACTAGGTAATATTTATTTGATTGATTTAGCAGTTGGGGTACTTTCATCGGTAGTTGATAATGTACCACTTGTTGCTGGTGCAATGGGTATGTATCCTACTGCAGATCCTGCTGCAACCGGCTATTTAGCTAGTTTTGTTCAGGATGGTGCTTTCTGGGAATTTCTGGCCTATACGGCTGGTACTGGCGGTAGTATCTTAATTATTGGGTCGGCCGCCGGAGTTGCTGCCATGGGTTTAGAGAAAATCGATTTTATCTGGTATCTGAAGAAGATTTCCTTGCTCGCAATTATTGGGTATTTGTCAGGTGCGACAGTCTATTATATGATGTTCGGATTATAA
- a CDS encoding MotA/TolQ/ExbB proton channel family protein encodes MFGYIFLQVSNAAGEGAEALAESTQQDGIVTRFFDIAIKGGWIMIPIIALSLVAVFIFFDRYFAIKKAGKVDKTMLDRVKAYITEGKVDAALALTRSQETPTARMIEKGISRIGRPMSDVNSAIETIGNLEISKLEKGLPVLASVAGGAPMIGFLGTVIGMIQAFYDMANAGNNIDVTLLSSGIYQAMVTTVAGLTVGIIAYFAYNILVANVEKVIFKMEAATSEFLDLLNEPAK; translated from the coding sequence ATGTTTGGATATATTTTTTTACAAGTTTCTAATGCAGCCGGCGAAGGTGCCGAAGCTCTTGCAGAATCAACTCAACAAGATGGGATTGTAACTCGATTCTTTGATATTGCAATTAAAGGTGGGTGGATCATGATTCCAATTATAGCCCTTTCGTTAGTTGCTGTATTTATCTTTTTTGACCGGTATTTTGCCATAAAAAAAGCTGGTAAAGTTGATAAAACCATGCTCGACAGAGTGAAAGCATACATCACCGAAGGGAAAGTTGATGCTGCCTTGGCGCTTACTCGTTCGCAGGAAACGCCAACTGCACGCATGATTGAAAAAGGAATTAGCCGAATTGGGCGACCAATGTCCGATGTTAATTCCGCTATTGAAACGATCGGGAACCTTGAGATATCGAAATTGGAAAAAGGCTTGCCTGTATTAGCCAGCGTCGCCGGAGGTGCTCCAATGATTGGTTTTCTGGGAACTGTAATTGGAATGATTCAGGCGTTTTACGATATGGCTAATGCCGGGAACAACATTGATGTAACCTTGCTTTCTTCGGGTATTTATCAAGCAATGGTGACAACTGTTGCCGGTTTGACGGTTGGTATTATCGCCTATTTTGCGTACAATATTTTGGTTGCCAATGTCGAAAAAGTAATCTTTAAAATGGAAGCAGCAACATCTGAATTTCTTGATTTATTGAATGAACCAGCTAAATAA
- a CDS encoding biopolymer transporter ExbD, with protein MALKRRNKVNASFSMSSMTDIVFLLLIFFMVTSTLIAPNALKLLLPQSNNQTAAKPMTTVSITADLKYYVNTGENVDRVAFHEIEPALQKAIGDNPEAYVSLHADKSVPIEQVVKVMNIAKRNKYKMILATAPEGR; from the coding sequence ATGGCATTAAAACGTAGAAATAAAGTCAATGCAAGTTTCAGCATGTCTTCAATGACTGATATTGTATTTTTATTGCTGATCTTTTTTATGGTGACATCAACTTTGATTGCGCCCAACGCATTAAAATTGCTCTTACCTCAGAGCAATAATCAAACAGCGGCTAAACCAATGACTACTGTATCGATTACTGCTGATCTGAAGTACTACGTAAATACAGGAGAAAATGTGGATCGTGTTGCGTTTCATGAAATTGAACCTGCGTTGCAAAAAGCTATTGGAGACAACCCCGAGGCTTATGTATCTTTACACGCTGACAAGTCAGTGCCTATTGAACAGGTTGTAAAGGTAATGAATATTGCTAAACGCAATAAGTATAAAATGATTTTGGCTACCGCACCGGAAGGACGTTAA